In Zingiber officinale cultivar Zhangliang chromosome 3B, Zo_v1.1, whole genome shotgun sequence, a single window of DNA contains:
- the LOC121968160 gene encoding uncharacterized protein LOC121968160, which yields MEIAVASSAGKRDLVTLDLLGAEASSKDVDSAALKIAPFADLYPLDLNLGTTGGHGDAAGTTVRGCQSVCTIEKVKWALERVAERETLGGREEERRRDGGGGGGDGGGSPSPSSSSSITTASIKRRREGGEEEWADGGDSAGAGGSLVATGCPSCLSYVLISKGDPRCPRCHSLVAPPHPPQHKKPRITLNFSL from the exons ATGGAGATCGCGGTTGCGTCGAGCGCAGGCAAGAGGGACCTCGTCACGCTCGATCTACTCGGCGCTGAAGCCTCGTCGAAAGATGTGGATTCTGCTGCTCTCAAGATTGCTCCTTTCGCAGATCTCTATCCGCTG GACCTCAATCTGGGGACCACGGGAGGGCATGGTGACGCGGCGGGGACGACGGTGCGCGGGTGCCAGAGCGTGTGTACCATCGAGAAGGTGAAGTGGGCGCTGGAGCGGGTGGCGGAGCGGGAGACGCTCGGCGGGCGGGAGGAGGAGCGGAGGAGGGacggcggaggcggaggcggcgACGGCGGAGGATCTCCCTCGCCGTCCTCGTCCTCGTCGATCACGACGGCGTCGATCAAGCGGCGGCGCGAGGGAGGGGAGGAGGAGTGGGCGGACGGAGGCGACTCAGCCGGGGCCGGCGGGAGCCTCGTCGCCACCGGATGCCCCAGCTGCCTCTCGTACGTTCTGATCTCTAAGGGGGACCCGCGCTGCCCCCGCTGCCATTCCCTGGTCGCGCCGCCGCACCCGCCGCAGCAcaagaaaccccgaatcaccctgaACTTTTCCCTCTAG